The Weissella confusa DNA window TTGAAGTCCGTAAAGGTAATCAACTTAATCTTGATACCGCGCTTCTCACCATTCTTCTTAACAATGTTCCAAACGGCTTGATCCGTCTTAGATGGTGAATTGATTCCCACCTTCACCGTCTTCAATTCCTTTGCTGATGCCACAACTGATGTTGCTGGGATAACTGCGCCGGCCACTGCCAATGTCAAAACTGCACTTGTAATAATCTTCTTGCTCATAATTTCCACTCTCCGTTTAAACCCAATTTATTAACCTATCTTTGATGGCTGTTTATTTGGCCGAATAAACAAAAAACCGGGGACCGTGTCTTATGACACAATCCCCGGGACGAAATGACTCGTGTTACCACCCAGTTTTCTTATTCAGTCACCCGAATAAGCTTACACGTACGCCTTCAAGCCGGACTAGTCGACAGCCGCCGGAAATACGTTGGCGCTATAACGGGCGCACCCGGTAACCACTTACAGAACCTGCTCGCAGTCACACACTAACTCAGAGACCATTTTCACGATTTGCCAATCACTAGCTTTCACCAAACGCTAGCTCTCTGCAGATTTTTCAATCGCTACTACATCTCGTCTTCGTTGATGTGATTATGATATGCTCATACTTTTAATTTGTCAACAACTTTTATAATTATTTTCTAATCTAACAAAAATAGGGTGCTCAGCAACTGCCGAGCACCCTACTAAGTTTAATCTATCAAGCCATGCTGCTTCAAATAATCACGGGCAACATCCCCAGCCTTTTTATGCTGAACCGTTACTTCATAATTCATTTGAATCATATCATCTTCTGAAATCTTACCAGCCAACTTATTCAAGCTCTTCTTAATGCTTGGATACTTCTGCAATGTCGCATCGTTAACCAACGGTGCACCTTGGTAAGGTGGGAAGAATCGCTTATCGTCTTTCAACGACACCAAATCATCCTGCTTCAATTGCGGATCAGTCGTATAAGCATCCGTTACATCAACTTGCTTATTGGCAACCGCCTCATAACGCAAACTTGATTCCATCGTGACGACCTTACTGAAGTTCAAGTCGTACGCCTTTTGCAAACCAGGATAACCATCGGACAACTTGGCGAAATCCGGGTCGAACCCAGCTGCAAATTGGGCATCAACCTTCTTCAAATCAGACGTCGTTTTCAAATCGTACTTCTTAGCATCCGCCTTACGGACCGCCAAAGCGTACGTGTTTTGATACTTCATCGGTTGCAAATAATCCAAGTTATTCTGTTGCTTCAACAGCTTCTTACCACGCTCATAAGCCGTGACGGGGTCATGTGGAATATGACCATCTGTCTTAACCAATGATTGCAAAACCGTTCCGGTAAACTCAGGATAAATATCAACCTGACCACTCTTCAACGCCTTATACAAGAAGGTTGTCCCACCAAAATTAGGCTTTAGTTGCACCTTCAAACGTGGATTATCTTCCTGAATCAAATCCTTGTACATGTTAATTAGAATTTCAGGCTCACCACCTAATTTTCCAGCAATCGTAATCGTACCGGCTGGTTGGACAATCGCACGATAACCGGCAACGCCACCAAATATTACAATCAAACTCGCAATCACAATGCCGATGCGCTTTAGTGACAGCTTACTTAGTAGCTTAATGCCCCAAGAAAAGACCAACGCTAACAAGGCTGACAAAATGGCACCCAACAACAATTCAGCGTTGTTATTGGTTTGAATGCCCAACATGATGAAGGTTCCTAAACCACCGCCACCAATCAACGCCGCCAAGGTTGCGGTTCCGATAATCATTACCATCGCAATGCGTAACCCTGACATAATCATTGGCATCGCTAGTGGTAACTGAACGCGGAACAGCTTGAATCGCTTAGATAGTCCAAACGCATCAGCTGCTTCCAATAATGTTGGATCAATCCCTGTCAAACCGGCATAAGCGTTTTGAAAAATTGGCATAATCGCATACAACACCAACGCAATGACTGACGGCACGATACCGATACCCACAAACGGAATTAACGCCCCTAGAATTGCCAAACTCGGAATCGTTTGAATGACCCCGGCAATTTGGAGCACCCACTCACCAGCACGGCGATGATTCATCAAACCGATAGCCAGTGGCAGGGCAATGATTGCTGCAATCACAATCGCTAGCAAAGAAAGCAGTACGTGTTCACGCAGCGCCGTCAATATATCGCCAGATTGTGTTGTCAGCATGTGTAACATATCTGCTAACATCCCCACACTCTACTTTCTCTAAAACGCAGCCAAATACTGCAACAAATCTTGCACCGTTAACTTGGTTGTCCCATTAATGACCACAGCTGAATGATTAACCAATTGCTTCGATAATTCAGCCAAGTAATCGGTTGCTTGTAGCTGTGGCTCGTCACCTATTTCGGTGATTGGTTCACCAAAACCAGCATCCAAAATGGCTTGAATCATGGTTGCTGGACGCTCGCTAAACATTGCTTCGACCAGCTCATTTGCTGGGTGCGTCGTGACTTCCGTTGGTGTGCCAACTTGTTGCAAAACGCCATCATACATCACACCAATGCGGTTTCCTAGGCGCGTTGCTTCACTCATATCGTGCGTCACAAAAAGAATGGTGGTGTGCAAATCTGCGTGCAATTCCAACACCAAATCTTGTAGAGAACGACGTGACAATGGATCCAAAGCACTAAACGGCTCATCCATCAAAATGATATCTGGCTTTGACGCCAACGCACGGACAATCCCAACACGTTGCTGTTCACCGCCTGAAAGCTCGTTTGGCATGCGGTTCGCATATTGTTCTGCTGGCAGCCCGACTCGATTCAACAATTCGTATACGCGTTGTTGACGCTGTTCTAGCGGTACGCCAGCTGCTTCCAACTGAATACCGGCATTTTGAAAAATCGTCATATTCGGGAACAAAGCCGAGTTTTGGGGCACATAGCCAATCCCACGACGCAGTTCAACCAAGTCGTAGTCAATCGCACGCTTACCACGTACGTACGTATCACCGTCAGTCGGCTCAACCAATCGGTTAATCATCTTCATTGACGTGGTTTTCCCACTACCACTTGGGCCAACTAAGACAAATAATTCACCGTCAGCAATATCCAACGTTAGGTTCGAGACCGCTGGCTTACCTTGATAAATTTTCGAGATATTGCGAAATTCAATCACGTCTCTCACCATTCCTTACTTTTTGTTATCGTTGCCATATTAACGCCATTTGCCCAGATTAGCCAGACACTAGTCCGAAAAACAGAAAGCCTGAAACTTAATTTCAGGCTCTCCATCTATTTTGCTTCAGAAATTGCCGTCTTTACTTCTGCGACCGTACGAATTTTCCCTAAGCGTGGGAAAATCACCTCTACCGAAGCGTTGTGACCTTGCTCCGTACGATCCGTCATAGCTTCTGGCACAAACACGAGGTTGTAGCCACGTTGGGCTGCTTCACGGGCTGTTGTATCAACGCCAATTGATGTCGCAATACCCGTCAAAATAATCGTGTCAATGCCACGGCGACGCAATTGCACATCCAAATCAGTGCCATAAAATGCACCCCAGTTGTGCTTGTTCACAACAATCACGTTCTCAGCTGTTTCGTCAGCCGCAATATCCAATGACAGGTGGGTTGCCTCAGCTGACAATGGTTGCGCTGGTGTGTATGGTGCATCGGTCACAGGATTAAATCCTTCTGCGCCATCATTCTTAACACGTACCAACACAATTTGAGCTGCCGTATTCTTCAAAGCTGACGCCAACTCGTTGTTGCGTGCCACCAATTGTTCCGGTGTATTTGGGGTTGCTTCACCCTTAAACACAATCCCATCTTGTACGTCAATCACAACCAAAGCTGTGCGTGCCAAATCAAGTGCCAAGTCCATCTCAAAACCTCATCTCATGCTTTCGTATTAGTGAACTAAGCTTACACCAGTTTGATTTAGTCCGGCAACTTTCGATATTCCGTTCCACGTGAAACATCATTTAAATGTGCCCGGCGACGTGCCGTTTTTTCTGCCTCCGCTAATTCTTCCTCACTGAACAATCCCAACAAGAAACGGCGACGATAATCAAGTGATTCTTGTTGTTCAACGATGCGTTCCTCAATCTCAACCAATGACTCAGCTGCTTCTTGAACTGCCGTTTTGGCTGGTTCCTTTGATGCCTTGGAACTGAAAATTTCTGGATGTTCATCCACAAATTTGCGTGCTAAAGCATCATTCTGCTGCGCACGATTCCACAATTGACCAATTTTGAGATTGTTGGCCATTGCGCCATAAGCACCAGCAGCAGGGTGGTGCCCCCGCGAACTGCTGACTGCCATCATCAATCCTAACGTTGACGTCTTCTGAATCTTCTCTACATCAATCACACCCATTACGAGTACCATCCTAAAAATATTTTTGCATAGCAAAAACGACACCTACAAAACCAGTAGGTGCCGTTATCATTAGCACCTATCCGTTACCAGTGGAGCACCTTGCATTGCTGTAGGTTGCTGTCGGGTCATCGTGTGGTATCACTCGCCGAACTCTTGATAGGTTATCGTATTCGTATGTGGCTTTAGAATACATGATTGCCATTTTTCCGTCAACACTTTTGTTTGGCAGCTGTGGTAAACTGACACCAAAAGCATCTGGAGGAACCAATTATGAAAGTATCCGTAACGCTTGATAATCAAGGCTTGTTGCCTGATAAGTATGCCAAGTTTGCACCAGCGGAATATCGTTTAGAAGATAATCCCGTTGTTAATTTTCCAATCGCCGTTAGCGACGTGCCAGCCGGTACTGAAACACTCGCGATTGCATTCATTGATTATGACGCAATCCCAGTTGGGGGATTCCCTTGGATTCACTGGACAGTCGCAAACCTCCCTGTGGGTGATGTACCAGAAAACCTAGCGACATCTGACGCGCCATTTGTCCCTGGTACGAACTCAATGTACAGTATTTTCAAGCACAGTAAGCCTGAAATTACGCAATCATACATTGGTCCAATGCCACCTGATCAAACACACGATTACACATTAACGGTTTACGCCGTTGATACAACGCTAGATTTGACGCCCGGCTATTTCTTTAACGAACTTCGTAAAGACTTAGTCGGTCACGTTTTGGCAGAAGCCAGTGTCGAATTGCCAGCTCGAAGCGAATAACGAAAAACGGCTGTTGCTCAATATATGAGCAACAGCCGTTTTAATTATTAAATTCCAAAAATCACCAGCAAAATTGCTGCCATGACGAAGTTCACAACCATGAACAACTTCATGAATGACTTAGATGAGTCTGGTTCAATTTGACGGAACACACGGAATCCAATCAAGTTGGCCATTGATGCAACCACCGTTCCCAATCCACCGATGTTTGATCCAATAAATAATTCACGCGCATGATCGGTGAATGTTGAAATCAAAATCGTTGATGGCACGTTTGAGATGAATTGACTCAAGAAGAACGTTCCGAATAGGACGTGTGACTTGGTGTCAAACAACGAGCTGACCAATTCACGGATAACTTCAATGTGCGCCAAATTATTCGTCGCAATGAAGAAGAAAAAGAACGTGACTAGCAAGCCAAAGTCGACCATCTTGAACATTGAGCGGTTGTAAATGAAAAACGCAACCAGAATCAATGGCACAACAACGTTAAATGGCGTCCAGCCGAAGATTGTAGCAACCAAGATAAGCCCGGTAATCGCCAAAAATACAAGTGAGCCATGATTTAGCTTATCAGCTGGCTTCAACTTGATTTCCAACGGCGTCGCACGTACGAATCGCGTAATGATGAACATCAAAACCAATGAAGCCAACGTCAATGACACTGACCACTTGAAGAATTGTCCGACGCTAACGTGATAGAACCCGTACATGTACAAGTTTTGTGACTTACCAAACGGGAATAAGATAGCCCCTGAATTGGCCGCCATAATAACCAACGTTGACCCGATAATCTTCAATCGAACTGACAGATCCTTGGCCAATCGTAGATAGATTGGCATCAACGTCAAAATGGCAATATCGTTTGATAGGAACATCGCTCCGAAGAACGATAGGAATGTGACAGAAGTCATCAGCGTTCGCGCATGGTGACTACGGCTGACCAACCAAACTGAGACAGCGTGCAACACGCCTGCTCGTTCCAAAAAGCCAACCCAAATCATCATCGACATCAAACTGAAAATAGTATGCCAATTAACAGCCCCGAAATCAGGTGTTACAAAGAAAGACGTCCCAACAGCAAGTAACATACTAACCGTGAACATGACGTCATCTTTTAGATACGTAAATACACGCTTAATCATTTGCTTGCTTCGCTTTCTCTTCTAATACTTTTCCGTTCGCATTTGCTAGCCGAATCATTTCATATGCTTTCGCTGCCATAAGTGCTGTTAGGCCTGCGGAAATTACCATCGCAGGAACCATAGCAACTGCCAAGCTCCCCGTCGTTAATTGACGGTCAGCTTGTGTGTGATGTGACATGATGTCATCTCCTCCAAATAGAAAAACTCAACTTATCTATTATCAAGAAATCTTAACGATTTAGCAAACATTGAAATGTAACATAAAACCCCGCGAAACATAGGTTTCGCGGGGTTAATTGTTTAAAGTCGTACAAGGACAAATGTCTGTTTATTAATATCCGGTCATTGCCGAACTTCACTTGTAACTAACGCATAAAAAGTTAGGAATAACGCCGTAATAATCTTTACAATTATTATGTCTCAAATACGCTACTTGCCAACAAAATTCATTAGCCAATCAGCACCGTAAAGCATCCCCAAACTATACGCAAGTATTGAAAGTGGCTTTCCGAGCAAAATGATCAATGTAAATTCTCGCCAAGTCATTTTCGTCAAACTAGTCAAAAGAACCAATGCATCGTCCGGTGCGACTGGTGCAAAAATAAGCAGCGCAAACGTAATGTGCCAGCCTTTTGAATCCAATCGATGCATGTATTTGTCCAAGGTCGCCTCACTGACAAAAATATCAATGATGCGGTGACCAAAGCGCCTTCCTAAGGCAAACAGTGCCAGAGATCCTAATACAATACCAATATAATTGTACAAGAATCCCCACCAAGGCCCGAACATCAACACACCGGCAGCTAACGATACACCACCTGGTAACACTGGAATGACCACTTGGATAATCTGAATCAAAATAAAAACAATTGGCGCCAAAATTCCGTATCCTTTTAGCAATTCAATTAAGACTTTTGAATTACTAAAAGCGCCCATCTGATAAAGTTTAAAAATCGCCCAAATCGTTAGTAAGATACCAATAACTGACAGGCCCTTTAAAATCCATTTTACGTGATATACCTTCATGACCTTCCCCCCAGAATTAAATTAAACCATGTTTTCGTGGCTTTTTCATGACTCAGTTTCCATTATTCGATTATCAGCCATTCTTTCATCAGAAATATGGGGTATACTGCAAGTAATCAATCGAAAAGTATAACAACGTTACCTTTGGGGGAGGATAAATCAATGTTAGCTGTTCTAAATTTTAAAAACTTAGTGGATTTTGAACTTCAAAAGCAATTTCTAAGCGATTTGGATAATGCCGAAGTTCAAGTTGACTTAAAAATCGCGCCAACGCTGCCTGTTGATAATGACCACGATAAGTTTGAAGTCATTAGTCAAAATTTGACGATTAAAGAACGTACTGTGGGTGAAATTTCACCTAGTGTCTTGCGTTCACTTGGTATCACGACGAGTTTCATCGGCCACTTGGAACGTCGTAAGTCACTTAACGAAGGCTTGCTAATCGTTCGCAAGCGTCTCGAAAACGCTTTGGAAAATGATATTAAGCCAATCATTTCAGTCGGCCAATACAGTAATTTGGAAATGGTCACTGAAGAACTAGATATTTTGCTTTTGGATCAAAAGATTACGAAGCCAATCATCATCGCGTATGAATCATTGGCTTCTACCGAAATGGGTCGCGCCCTTTATTCAATCGATGAAATTCGCGACGTCCACAACACCATTCGTGCTTTCATGAAAAGCAATTACCCAGCCATTGATTACCAATTGATTCTGGGTGGTCACATGGATGAAGTTGGTTCACCAATTGCCAGTGCCATCGGTTATGACGGTGTCCTAATTGGTGATCGTTACCACACACTCGAAGCATTCCAACCCGTGTTGGATGTGCTAAACAACCTCAGCCGATAAAAATAAAAACCAGGATGCGCAGACATCCTGGTTTTTATTTTTTAGAGAGAGTATTGAGTGAGTAGAAATATTTGAAAATATTTCCCGTAACAAAATCATCTGTGCAGATTCACTTGTGATCACACAATTATCGCCTTCGCAGATAGGCACCATTGTCATTCACTTGAATTTGAACAAACCCCAAAAAGTCACTGACTTTAATTGTTTGGTTACAAGTTTGGCTCCCGCAGAAGAGCACGCTTGAACAACTGGCAAAGATAATATAGCGTCCCTTTTCTCTTGCACATCATTTCTATTACGCTATTTATAATAACGGCTCCCCGTGAGGTTTGCTTGTTATTTTTTTGTTTTTTTTAACAATAAAAAAAACGTTTTAGTTTGCAGGGAACCGTAGCTTAACACCACGCTCTTTTTCAAACTTTTCTGCCTTCAACTCGCTTAAGCGACGACGCAATTGTTCAAAGTCTAATGACGTTGGCATCGTTGGCCAGATAAACGTATTTTCTTCTGGAATCTGCGCATGATTAATGTCAGAAATCAAAATATCGGTATCATCATCGATGAATTCAGATACTTCGACGTTCATGGCTCGTAATCCGAGCAACATATCGGTCAAAATGGCCTCAAGCCCAAATTGATAGTTAATATCAATCGCAACCTTAATCTTTGGAAAAACACGGTGCATATCAAACACCGATGCAAAGCCAACGTACAAAATTTCAAAATACGCATTTCGCGCTGCCGTCACATCAAGATGACGACGCTCCGCAATATCATCAATCAGGTTCAACGTAAAATCAGCCATTAGTGGGAATTGTTCATACGCTGCATCGAAACGCACTACCATTTGACGATCATCACTTGTCGGACTAACCACCGCCCCAATCAACGTACCGAAGAACACTTCTCGAATAAGATCGCGTTCACGTGCCGTTAATTGATAACCGAAGAAGTCATCATAATGACGGTCAACCAAGCGAATAAATCCTTCAATCATCCCCGCTGCTGATGGCGTCAAATTTTCATATCGGCCAACTTCGTAACCAACGTCAATTGAGAATAACGCAATCAGTGCGTAACGCGCCTCACGATGTAATTGTTCATCTGTAATGTCCGGCACGCGCAACTTCACTTGCTGTTCAAAATATGCAATGAGGCGTTGTGACTTGTCGTTTAGCTGGTCATTTGGCAACAACAAATCATCAATTGCATCATCTTCCACAAAATGCCCTAATTGTAGGCGTTCAAGCCAAATCGCAGTTGAAAATCGCAACGCAATACGCTTACTCTGACGAATTTTGGTCTCTTCAGGTGAAATGATTTTAATAATCGCTTTAATCGCTTGATTTGATAACGCCAACTCTTCATCCGAAAACGGAAAAATGCGATCCGCAAAGTACTTTACGAAGAGGCGGAAGTACACTGCGCGTATTTCTGCTTCATTCCCAGCCAAGGTATAATCCTGCGTAATTTTAATACCGTGCTGTTCAAAGAATTCGTCGAGTTGCAACTTTCCATTACGCGCTGAAGAAACTGTCGTTAAATTGCGAACAGCAAAATCTTCATAAGAATGCATCGTTTCGTTAAACGTCTCGCGCATCAATTGCCATGGAATTGATTGACGCATGTAATGCAATGCAAAGACGTTCGAATCCACGTTGCGATTCCGCGTTAACTCAATCATTTTTTCATCTGCTGACAACCTGAAAAACGATGGTTCCTCACCGTAAAACTCCTGCATATCGTCAACTAAGCCACGAATTGTCGACAGCACCATATACTTTGACCAGTCAAAGTATTCTTGGACCATCTTAAGCGGCAATTTAATCTCCGGCCGCGAAACCAAGTAGCGTAATAACTCTACTTTTTGGCGGTCCTTTTTCTCAATCATCCACTCCATATTTTCTCACCCTAAAAAAATTCGTTATTAACTAAATATACAACCTCTGACATCGAATGTCATTTAATCCTCCTAAATAAAAAACTGTTCACGCGAAGATGAACAGTTTTGTGGAGTAAATTTACTTAACTTTGTGAGTTAGCATAAATGCCGGGACAATCATCAAGACAACAAAGACCGTGCCCCAGGCAAATGCATATTGGTATGCACCCAACAATTGAGCTGTTTGAACAATGTGATGTGCACTAACAAAGCCGGCAACCAACGTGGCTAGGACAGCTGAACCAAAAGCTGATCCAACTTGTTGAAACAAGTTAGACCCCAATGATGCCTTACCGGAATCAGCACGTTCGATGCCAACATATGCATCAGCTTGAATGGCTGACTTAACCGCCGCACCACCGACACCACGAACAAACATCACAACGGCGATTAACCAGTAAGCCGTCTTGGCATCAAAAAATACAAATGGCAACGTACTAATAATAGTAAGTACTGTACCCACAATGACAACCGAACGAGCACCAAGCGTATCAATTAGCTTACCAATTGTTCCACGTGAAACTAGCATACCGACACTCTGTGGAATGAGTGATACCGCAGCCATAATGACGCTTTCGCCACGAACATCTTGGAAAAAGAGGGGCAACAAAATCATTGGGCCGCTAGTGATAAAGCCGGCTAGTAGGTTTCCTAGCATGGCACCTGAAAAATTGCGGTGCTTGAAAAGACGAAGGGGCAACACTGCCGTATTTGGATAACGCCAAGCATACAACAAGTACCCGATTAAAATAACGATTGTCACCGCACCAAAGCCAACCGTTAGATGGTTGTTAAACGATCCGGTCGTGCTG harbors:
- a CDS encoding ABC transporter permease/substrate-binding protein; this translates as MLADMLHMLTTQSGDILTALREHVLLSLLAIVIAAIIALPLAIGLMNHRRAGEWVLQIAGVIQTIPSLAILGALIPFVGIGIVPSVIALVLYAIMPIFQNAYAGLTGIDPTLLEAADAFGLSKRFKLFRVQLPLAMPMIMSGLRIAMVMIIGTATLAALIGGGGLGTFIMLGIQTNNNAELLLGAILSALLALVFSWGIKLLSKLSLKRIGIVIASLIVIFGGVAGYRAIVQPAGTITIAGKLGGEPEILINMYKDLIQEDNPRLKVQLKPNFGGTTFLYKALKSGQVDIYPEFTGTVLQSLVKTDGHIPHDPVTAYERGKKLLKQQNNLDYLQPMKYQNTYALAVRKADAKKYDLKTTSDLKKVDAQFAAGFDPDFAKLSDGYPGLQKAYDLNFSKVVTMESSLRYEAVANKQVDVTDAYTTDPQLKQDDLVSLKDDKRFFPPYQGAPLVNDATLQKYPSIKKSLNKLAGKISEDDMIQMNYEVTVQHKKAGDVARDYLKQHGLID
- a CDS encoding ABC transporter ATP-binding protein; the protein is MIEFRNISKIYQGKPAVSNLTLDIADGELFVLVGPSGSGKTTSMKMINRLVEPTDGDTYVRGKRAIDYDLVELRRGIGYVPQNSALFPNMTIFQNAGIQLEAAGVPLEQRQQRVYELLNRVGLPAEQYANRMPNELSGGEQQRVGIVRALASKPDIILMDEPFSALDPLSRRSLQDLVLELHADLHTTILFVTHDMSEATRLGNRIGVMYDGVLQQVGTPTEVTTHPANELVEAMFSERPATMIQAILDAGFGEPITEIGDEPQLQATDYLAELSKQLVNHSAVVINGTTKLTVQDLLQYLAAF
- a CDS encoding isochorismatase family protein, translated to MDLALDLARTALVVIDVQDGIVFKGEATPNTPEQLVARNNELASALKNTAAQIVLVRVKNDGAEGFNPVTDAPYTPAQPLSAEATHLSLDIAADETAENVIVVNKHNWGAFYGTDLDVQLRRRGIDTIILTGIATSIGVDTTAREAAQRGYNLVFVPEAMTDRTEQGHNASVEVIFPRLGKIRTVAEVKTAISEAK
- a CDS encoding YbhB/YbcL family Raf kinase inhibitor-like protein translates to MKVSVTLDNQGLLPDKYAKFAPAEYRLEDNPVVNFPIAVSDVPAGTETLAIAFIDYDAIPVGGFPWIHWTVANLPVGDVPENLATSDAPFVPGTNSMYSIFKHSKPEITQSYIGPMPPDQTHDYTLTVYAVDTTLDLTPGYFFNELRKDLVGHVLAEASVELPARSE
- a CDS encoding SLC13 family permease, giving the protein MIKRVFTYLKDDVMFTVSMLLAVGTSFFVTPDFGAVNWHTIFSLMSMMIWVGFLERAGVLHAVSVWLVSRSHHARTLMTSVTFLSFFGAMFLSNDIAILTLMPIYLRLAKDLSVRLKIIGSTLVIMAANSGAILFPFGKSQNLYMYGFYHVSVGQFFKWSVSLTLASLVLMFIITRFVRATPLEIKLKPADKLNHGSLVFLAITGLILVATIFGWTPFNVVVPLILVAFFIYNRSMFKMVDFGLLVTFFFFFIATNNLAHIEVIRELVSSLFDTKSHVLFGTFFLSQFISNVPSTILISTFTDHARELFIGSNIGGLGTVVASMANLIGFRVFRQIEPDSSKSFMKLFMVVNFVMAAILLVIFGI
- a CDS encoding TVP38/TMEM64 family protein yields the protein MKVYHVKWILKGLSVIGILLTIWAIFKLYQMGAFSNSKVLIELLKGYGILAPIVFILIQIIQVVIPVLPGGVSLAAGVLMFGPWWGFLYNYIGIVLGSLALFALGRRFGHRIIDIFVSEATLDKYMHRLDSKGWHITFALLIFAPVAPDDALVLLTSLTKMTWREFTLIILLGKPLSILAYSLGMLYGADWLMNFVGK
- a CDS encoding triose-phosphate isomerase, with translation MLAVLNFKNLVDFELQKQFLSDLDNAEVQVDLKIAPTLPVDNDHDKFEVISQNLTIKERTVGEISPSVLRSLGITTSFIGHLERRKSLNEGLLIVRKRLENALENDIKPIISVGQYSNLEMVTEELDILLLDQKITKPIIIAYESLASTEMGRALYSIDEIRDVHNTIRAFMKSNYPAIDYQLILGGHMDEVGSPIASAIGYDGVLIGDRYHTLEAFQPVLDVLNNLSR
- a CDS encoding helix-turn-helix domain-containing protein, which gives rise to MEWMIEKKDRQKVELLRYLVSRPEIKLPLKMVQEYFDWSKYMVLSTIRGLVDDMQEFYGEEPSFFRLSADEKMIELTRNRNVDSNVFALHYMRQSIPWQLMRETFNETMHSYEDFAVRNLTTVSSARNGKLQLDEFFEQHGIKITQDYTLAGNEAEIRAVYFRLFVKYFADRIFPFSDEELALSNQAIKAIIKIISPEETKIRQSKRIALRFSTAIWLERLQLGHFVEDDAIDDLLLPNDQLNDKSQRLIAYFEQQVKLRVPDITDEQLHREARYALIALFSIDVGYEVGRYENLTPSAAGMIEGFIRLVDRHYDDFFGYQLTARERDLIREVFFGTLIGAVVSPTSDDRQMVVRFDAAYEQFPLMADFTLNLIDDIAERRHLDVTAARNAYFEILYVGFASVFDMHRVFPKIKVAIDINYQFGLEAILTDMLLGLRAMNVEVSEFIDDDTDILISDINHAQIPEENTFIWPTMPTSLDFEQLRRRLSELKAEKFEKERGVKLRFPAN
- a CDS encoding MDR family MFS transporter produces the protein MFHSKTMQAEPLPANLVSIAWLLVLGAMAPMLDSTMVNIAVNQLRIDFGTSLALIQWTVTGFILAMGAAVPFSSWLVDRFSGKMVYFWSEIAFGVASLLAGLSGNVEMLIALRIVQGFAAGMIMPVMFTLLVDLFGGDKMGRVMSIIGVPMTLGPMAGPIIGGLIVQLISWRWIFFINVPIVLISALMLYKKVPAIAPKNPSATFDGFGVGLLVALSVTFVYGTVQASTTGSFNNHLTVGFGAVTIVILIGYLLYAWRYPNTAVLPLRLFKHRNFSGAMLGNLLAGFITSGPMILLPLFFQDVRGESVIMAAVSLIPQSVGMLVSRGTIGKLIDTLGARSVVIVGTVLTIISTLPFVFFDAKTAYWLIAVVMFVRGVGGAAVKSAIQADAYVGIERADSGKASLGSNLFQQVGSAFGSAVLATLVAGFVSAHHIVQTAQLLGAYQYAFAWGTVFVVLMIVPAFMLTHKVK